The following proteins are co-located in the Dermochelys coriacea isolate rDerCor1 chromosome 4, rDerCor1.pri.v4, whole genome shotgun sequence genome:
- the RHOH gene encoding rho-related GTP-binding protein RhoH, producing the protein MLDSIKCVLVGDTAVGKTSLLVRFTSETFPDTYKPTVYENTGVDVFMDGVQISLGLWDTAGSDAFKGIRPISYQQADVVLMCYSVANHNSFLNLRNKWIGEIRSHLPRIPVLVVATQTDQREAGPHHLSCISSVDGKRLAREVRAKGYLECSALSNRGVQQVFEYAVRTAVNQARKQKRRKLFSINECRIF; encoded by the coding sequence ATGCTGGATTCAATCAAGTGCGTGCTGGTGGGAGATACCGCCGTGGGGAAAACATCACTCTTGGTACGTTTCACCTCTGAGACTTTTCCCGATACCTACAAGCCCACAGTGTATGAAAACACAGGGGTGGATGTCTTCATGGATGGTGTGCAGATTAGCCTAGGCCTTTGGGACACAGCAGGCAGTGATGCCTTCAAAGGCATCCGCCCCATCTCATACCAACAGGCTGACGTGGTGTTAATGTGCTactcagtggccaaccacaactcCTTTTTAAACCTGAGGAATAAATGGATTGGTGAGATCAGAAGCCATTTGCCCCGAATCCCCGTTTTAGTGGTGGCCACTCAGACTGACCAGCGGGAAGCAGGACCCCATCATTTGTCCTGCATCAGCTCAGTTGATGGGAAGCGGTTGGCCCGGGAGGTCCGAGCTAAAGGCTACTTGGAGTGCTCTGCTCTCAGCAACAGGGGAGTGCAGCAGGTATTTGAGTATGCAGTCCGGACTGCAGTCAATCAAGCCCGAAAACAGAAGAGGAGGAAACTCTTCTCCATTAATGAGTGCAGGATCTTTTGA